Below is a genomic region from Armatimonadota bacterium.
TTCGTAAGGCAACTTTGCCCAGTCGGCGGTCATGGCATCCTGGCTGGTCACGGCTCTCACCACAATCGTGTCGTCATAGGTCCGCTGGTCGCCCATAACTCCAACACTTCTTATTGGGGCAAGCACCGCGAATCCCATCCAGAGCTCCCGATACAAACCGGCGCGCTTGATCTCTTCAACTACGATATCATCCGCATGGCGCAGAGTTTCGAGCCGTGCCTTAGTGACTTCTCCGACGATGCGTATAGCAAGTCCCGGACCGGGAAACGGCTGCCTCCAGACCATCTCTTCAGGCAGACCCAACTCAGCCGCGACTTCCCTTGCTTCGTCCTTAAACAGATACCTGAGCGGCTCGATTATCTTGAGGACCATATCCTCGGGTAGGCCGCCTACGTTGTGGTGCGATTTGATGACAGCGGCGTTCTTCGTGCCGCTTTCTATCACGTCGGGATACAGCGTGCCCTGGCCGAGCCATTTAGCGTCGGTGATCTTTGACGCATGCTCCTCGAAAACCCGCACGAACTCTTCGCCTATAATTTTGCGCTTTTTCTCCGGGTCGAGCACACCGGCAAGCCTACTGAGAAATCTTTCTTCGGCGTCAACATATACGAGCTTTATCTTGAAATGCTCCTCGAATGTCCGGCGTACGCTCTCGCCTTCATTGAGCCGCATAAGCCCATGATCGACGAATATACATGTGAGCTGGTCGCCAATTGCCTTGTGCAGCAGCGCTGCTACACATGCCGAGTCGATTCCGCCGCTGACACCGCAGACGACTTTATCGCTGCCGACCCGCGTTCTGATCTCCCTTACGGCCGTCTCTATAAACGAAGCCGGAGTCCACGAGCCATGCAGGCCGCATGCATTATACAGAAAATTGCGAAGTACCTCAGTCCCCCACGGCGTATGCACTACCTCAGGATGAAACTGCACGCCATAGAGTCCCCTTTCGGGGTTTTCCATAGCTGCGACGGGTGTGCTCGCAGTCCGGGCGACTGTCTTGAAGCCCGCAGGAGCGCTCTCAACAAGGTCACCATGGCTCATCCAGCACACAAGTTTTTTGTCGAGTCCCGAAAACAGCACCGACGAATCGATTACATCAAGTTCAGTGCGTCCAAACTCTTTCTGAACCCCTGGCGTAACCTTGCCGCCTAAATGATAGGCCATAAGC
It encodes:
- the guaA gene encoding glutamine-hydrolyzing GMP synthase, which codes for MASEELILILDFGAQYTQLIARRVRECRVYCEIIPYDTPVSQIVERAPKGIIFSGGPASVYEEGAPRCDNAIYDIGVPILGICYGTQLMAYHLGGKVTPGVQKEFGRTELDVIDSSVLFSGLDKKLVCWMSHGDLVESAPAGFKTVARTASTPVAAMENPERGLYGVQFHPEVVHTPWGTEVLRNFLYNACGLHGSWTPASFIETAVREIRTRVGSDKVVCGVSGGIDSACVAALLHKAIGDQLTCIFVDHGLMRLNEGESVRRTFEEHFKIKLVYVDAEERFLSRLAGVLDPEKKRKIIGEEFVRVFEEHASKITDAKWLGQGTLYPDVIESGTKNAAVIKSHHNVGGLPEDMVLKIIEPLRYLFKDEAREVAAELGLPEEMVWRQPFPGPGLAIRIVGEVTKARLETLRHADDIVVEEIKRAGLYRELWMGFAVLAPIRSVGVMGDQRTYDDTIVVRAVTSQDAMTADWAKLPYEVLEKISNRIINEVPGVNRTVYDISSKPPATIEWE